The segment CTCCACTTTTTTCACTCAGCAGTTCTTTTTCAACAAGCTCGGCAAGTATCCTGTCAACAGATGGTTTTACCACGTGCATGTTCTTTGCAATGCGTGCTGCATCCATCTCCCCTTTGGATCCAAGAAGAGCCAGTAGTTTCTGCCGGTTCTTGTTACCGGTTACAAATCCCATTAATTCATCCATGATATCACCATAACAGTATACGGCGTTACATTATATAGTCATTTACTCACCCGACCTTGATACCATTTAATCTTTTGTGATCGTAGTGACATAGTTGAGAACAATATGACCCATATCAACCCAATTAATTCCCCTCAAAGAGGAATACTTTTATTACCTGTAATGCATATGTATGCCTTGACGGGCTAGTCTGGGTAGGCCGGCGTTACCTGTAACCCGAAATCGCCGATATGCGGGAGACGAAGCCAAAAGAAGTTGTTCTGATCATTTCCAAACCTGTGATCTCAACTGCGAAGCCCCGTCCTGCTTGGATGGTGTTGGTAGAAGGACTAATTGGAGAATTGGCCCTCTTATCTTCATCGTGGGAACCAGTCGAGGCCCGGAAGGGAGCAGACCTACCATGGACACTTGTCGCTTGTAGGGCTGCGGGGTGGAGGCGAGGTCTCAGATCATTTGGTTGTGTGAGGGACAGCAACTCACGGCGTGCCCGTCACTTTAAACGAAAAGCATTAAATATTGCTATTGCCATTTAGGAGCACGCATGGCAAGGACATGCTGACACGATGACGAGATAGCCAAGCCCGGTATGGCGCAGGATTGCTAATCCTGTGGTGCTTTGCGCCTCGGGGGTTCGAATCCCCCTCTCGTCGCTTTTTTATACATCATTATTCACATATTGGAACATATAATCAGAATATAACCATTGCAGGCGATTATCATGCCAAAAACAAAACCAATGATCACCGTACTCAGTGAAATGCCAGCAAAAAGTGAATTCGCCGAACAGGCACCCAGTGCATGCGGCGGCTGTTCAGGCGGCACATGCGGAGCTTTCGGCATCAGAGCAGGATCTGAAAAAGATGTTGTGATCAGGAACCTCATGATCTTTGCGATCATGGGTCTTGGAATGCTTCTTGCAGCATACCTTATTGTGAAGCTCCTGAACCTCGTTACAGGAAATTAAGCTATTTTATTTTCGGATTTGTACGGGTAGCGCATTTCTTTCCCGCATTTAAGGCAGGTTATCGTCATGTACCTGCCATGAAGCCTTATCCTGGAACTGCTGCCCGGGACAAGAAAAGAGTGGCAATCCTTGCAGATCCTGCGCTTCAGGTAAGAAGGAAGCCTTACTCGATATCGCATTCCGATACGTCTTGCCAGAGCTACATAGCGGTCACTCCTTTGCGGACTGGAGCCATAGTTCTCCTCTGCAAGCCTGAAAAGGTACTCGATCCTCTGGATCGCAATATCCTTTATCAGGTTCTTTTGGTTCTTTTTTTTTCGTGCCATACAAGAATACCTATGAGTATTACACATCACCCTACTTAACAATCCTGCAGAATGATCACTTCTATATCAGGGGCCTTTTCGTTCACAAGTTCCTTAAACCTTTGCGGGTCAGCTTCAGTTCCCTCCACGCAACCATAATGCATTGGGATCGCGATCTTAGGGCCAATAAGCACAGCAGCATCGGCTGCTTCTTCTTCATTCATAGTATAGGGCTCACTTATAGGAAGAAGTGCAACATCTGCTTTCAGATCCTTCATCTCAGGAATGAGATCCGTATCCCCCGCATGATATATCCTTATGCCATCAAGCTCCACAATGTAACCCACACCCTCCCCACGAGGATGGTTCGGCTTCTCAAGATTGTATGCAGGTACCACCTCAATATTGACACCTTTTATCGAAAGCTCACCGGTAAGCAGATCGCCTTCAAGAACCCTCCTGGCATCTCCCTTGAACTGTAAGCTCACATTCTCAGGGATGAGGGTCGTAGTAGTGCCCCCTCGAACCGTTCTTATGGATTCAGGGTTACAATGATCAAAATGTTCGTGAGTCAGCAGAATAATATCCGCATCACCATCATAACCCAGACCATCGGGTAGCACATAAGGATCTATGAATACAACCTTTCCCTGCCCTTTCAATAAAAATCCGGCATGACCAAGCCACTCTATGAGGACATTGCCAACCTGTGTACTTCTCATGATATGATCTCCTTAAATTCCATCGCATCTGTGCGATTTTATCCTAGCCTGAATATGAGAACAACCCGATGTGTTTTAAAACTGCCGAATTCTTTTACAGGAATTATACACCAGATGAGGTAACCGCGTAATTTTTTATAGAAATGCTAGATAATCTTTATATAGAAAGGGGTATTGTATATACAACAAGGAGTTGTGTGTAAATATATTTGAAAATGGGTTTTAGAATATTTACATACTCTAAAAAAGGAAGTGACAAAAATGAAGATCAGAGTTGTAAGTTCAAAAGAGGAGATCCAGTCTCTTAGCGAAAACGAAGAGATAGTGCACCTTGCATTCAGACCATCAAACACAGACATCTTCTCATTAGTTGTAAAATGCCCCAGTGTTAAAGCACTGCACATCCCAAGCTCATACAAGAAGACAATATCAAAGTCTGCAAAGATGTACCTTGAGATGCAGGGAATCGACCTTCTCGAAGGCGATGTATGGGGTCACAGAAAAGACATCAACGAATACTCTGAAGTTTCACAGAGCGTCTACGACCGCATAAAGGATTACAGGAACGAGGGACTCTCTGAAGACGAGATCAATGAGAAAATGGTCAGAGAAACAAGACTCAGCCCTGATTTCATCGATTTCCTGATGAAGCA is part of the Methanococcoides methylutens MM1 genome and harbors:
- a CDS encoding MarR family transcriptional regulator; translation: MDELMGFVTGNKNRQKLLALLGSKGEMDAARIAKNMHVVKPSVDRILAELVEKELLSEKSGVYDLTDLGMSIERSIHAI
- a CDS encoding ribonuclease P protein component 4; this encodes MARKKKNQKNLIKDIAIQRIEYLFRLAEENYGSSPQRSDRYVALARRIGMRYRVRLPSYLKRRICKDCHSFLVPGSSSRIRLHGRYMTITCLKCGKEMRYPYKSENKIA
- a CDS encoding MBL fold metallo-hydrolase, which translates into the protein MRSTQVGNVLIEWLGHAGFLLKGQGKVVFIDPYVLPDGLGYDGDADIILLTHEHFDHCNPESIRTVRGGTTTTLIPENVSLQFKGDARRVLEGDLLTGELSIKGVNIEVVPAYNLEKPNHPRGEGVGYIVELDGIRIYHAGDTDLIPEMKDLKADVALLPISEPYTMNEEEAADAAVLIGPKIAIPMHYGCVEGTEADPQRFKELVNEKAPDIEVIILQDC
- a CDS encoding DUF1699 family protein, which gives rise to MKIRVVSSKEEIQSLSENEEIVHLAFRPSNTDIFSLVVKCPSVKALHIPSSYKKTISKSAKMYLEMQGIDLLEGDVWGHRKDINEYSEVSQSVYDRIKDYRNEGLSEDEINEKMVRETRLSPDFIDFLMKQ